Proteins from one Candidatus Methylomirabilota bacterium genomic window:
- a CDS encoding pyridoxamine 5'-phosphate oxidase family protein: MASGRRRVHYLSQEVHMPMPLSDDVKQLLDGPNFAHLATLMSDGSPQSAPVWVTREG, from the coding sequence ATGGCCTCAGGCCGCCGCCGGGTACACTATCTCTCCCAGGAGGTCCATATGCCGATGCCGCTCAGCGACGACGTCAAGCAGCTGCTCGACGGCCCCAACTTCGCCCACCTTGCGACGCTCATGTCCGACGGCTCGCCCCAGTCGGCGCCGGTCTGGGTCACGCGCGAGGGC
- a CDS encoding mismatch-specific DNA-glycosylase: protein MTRRRGRQLRQLPAIVGARPRVLFVGINPSLRSAEVGHHFAGPGNPFWRLLHAARLIPTAFTYADDGRLPEHGLALTNIVPRATRAAAELTRAEFAAGRVQLARRIRRARPEVVAFVGVTVYRAFFGAAASGGPGPKRERIGRARVFVLPNPSGLNASYPGFGDKLIWFRRLRRWV, encoded by the coding sequence ATGACGAGGCGGCGAGGGCGGCAGCTGCGGCAGCTGCCGGCGATCGTGGGGGCGCGGCCGCGTGTCCTGTTCGTGGGGATCAACCCGTCGCTGCGGTCGGCCGAGGTGGGCCACCATTTCGCGGGGCCGGGCAATCCGTTCTGGCGGCTGCTGCACGCGGCCCGGCTGATCCCCACCGCCTTCACCTACGCCGACGACGGGCGGCTGCCCGAGCACGGGCTGGCGCTCACCAACATCGTGCCTCGCGCGACCCGGGCCGCCGCCGAGCTGACGCGCGCCGAGTTCGCGGCCGGGCGCGTGCAGCTGGCGCGGCGGATCCGCCGCGCCCGCCCCGAGGTGGTGGCCTTCGTGGGCGTCACCGTGTACCGGGCGTTCTTCGGCGCGGCCGCCTCCGGCGGCCCCGGGCCCAAGCGAGAGCGGATCGGCCGCGCGCGCGTGTTCGTGCTCCCGAACCCCAGCGGGCTCAACGCCTCCTATCCCGGCTTCGGCGACAAGCTGATCTGGTTCCGGCGGCTGCGGCGCTGGGTGTAG
- a CDS encoding SDR family oxidoreductase: MRLAGKIGIVTAAASGMGRAGALRFAREGAQVAVVDVDAAGVTRVVDEITAAGGTAHGLVADLTADEDSRRIVWDTVSRFKGLDFVWNHVGHPGPAAVEGIDMVAFDLAISLNLRSILLTTEAAIPELRARGGGSLLYTASTSGLQGSAYSPVYSMCKFGVVGFVKSLSVRLAPEKIRVNAVCPGPIDTPMLRVFVARPDQKSTAGMDPEDLVRRRAAGSVPLGRTGRPEEIANAALFLLSDEASFITGAALPVDGGVTAA; encoded by the coding sequence ATGCGACTGGCCGGCAAGATCGGGATCGTGACCGCGGCGGCCTCCGGCATGGGCCGGGCCGGCGCGCTGCGCTTCGCCCGCGAGGGCGCGCAGGTCGCGGTGGTGGACGTGGACGCGGCCGGCGTGACGCGCGTGGTGGACGAGATCACCGCCGCGGGCGGCACCGCGCACGGTCTGGTCGCCGATCTCACCGCGGACGAGGACTCGCGCCGCATCGTGTGGGACACGGTGAGCCGCTTCAAGGGCCTCGACTTCGTGTGGAACCACGTCGGGCATCCGGGGCCCGCCGCGGTCGAGGGCATCGACATGGTCGCCTTCGATCTGGCCATCTCTCTCAACCTCCGCTCGATCCTGCTCACCACCGAGGCGGCCATCCCGGAGCTGCGCGCCCGCGGGGGCGGCAGCCTGCTCTACACCGCGTCGACCTCCGGGTTGCAGGGCTCCGCCTACAGCCCGGTGTACTCGATGTGCAAGTTCGGCGTGGTCGGCTTCGTCAAGAGCCTCTCGGTGCGGCTGGCGCCCGAGAAGATCCGGGTCAACGCGGTGTGCCCGGGTCCCATCGACACGCCGATGCTGCGCGTGTTCGTGGCGCGCCCCGACCAGAAATCCACCGCGGGCATGGATCCCGAGGACCTGGTGCGGCGGCGCGCCGCCGGCTCGGTCCCGCTGGGGCGCACCGGCCGGCCCGAGGAGATCGCCAACGCCGCGCTCTTCCTGCTCTCCGACGAGGCGTCGTTCATCACCGGCGCGGCACTGCCGGTCGATGGCGGGGTGACCGCGGCCTGA
- a CDS encoding AMP-binding protein, with the protein MARPPWSEWTLVHLVRGQAARHGERPFVRFEDGQGFTFRELHDETDALAGSLAALGVRAGDRVLSLIGNRAEAMGLLFATVKLGAIWVPINTALRGAFLEHQLHNAEPRVVVIEDALASNLADVTVGAVPPEALIVVGDPATPTPPCLAGIRRLGFRDLRGLPAPRDHALGTPDPGDVAMILYTSGTTGPSKGVLIPHAHCFLFGLGTAEATALTPADRYFICMPLFHANALLLQFVGSLIAGAEVAVAERFRASTWLAEVRAAQATVTNGLGVIPEFIFRQPPTDRDRDHRLRLIVSVPVAEEWGHAFESRFGVPFMQLFGMTECNIVAYTRLGDALVPGCAGYLLTEWFDVRIVDPDRDVTLPLGRVGEIAIRPKVPGGFMAGYFRMPDRTVEAWRNLWFHTGDAGRLDDQGRLHYVDRIKDCIRRRGENISSFEIEQVLNAHPAVAESAVVGVRLAGAGGEDEVKACVVAAPGVALDPVALLDWCAPRMPHFAVPRFVEVVPDLAKTATGKLQKTALRQAGITAATWDRESIGYVVRR; encoded by the coding sequence ATGGCGCGGCCGCCCTGGTCGGAGTGGACGCTCGTCCACCTGGTCCGCGGCCAGGCCGCTCGGCACGGCGAGCGCCCGTTCGTGCGGTTCGAGGACGGGCAGGGCTTCACCTTCCGCGAGCTGCACGACGAGACCGACGCCCTCGCCGGCTCGCTGGCCGCCCTCGGCGTGCGGGCCGGCGATCGCGTCCTGAGCCTCATCGGCAACCGCGCCGAGGCGATGGGCCTGCTGTTCGCGACGGTGAAGCTGGGCGCGATCTGGGTGCCGATCAACACCGCGCTGCGCGGGGCGTTCCTCGAGCATCAGCTTCACAACGCGGAGCCGCGCGTCGTGGTCATCGAGGACGCCCTGGCCTCCAACCTGGCCGACGTCACCGTCGGGGCCGTACCGCCCGAGGCGCTGATCGTGGTGGGCGATCCCGCCACGCCGACGCCGCCGTGCCTGGCCGGGATCCGCCGCCTCGGCTTCCGGGACCTGCGCGGCCTTCCGGCCCCGCGCGATCACGCGCTCGGCACGCCGGACCCGGGCGACGTGGCCATGATCCTCTACACCTCGGGGACGACCGGCCCCTCGAAGGGCGTGCTGATCCCGCACGCCCACTGCTTCCTGTTCGGGCTGGGCACCGCGGAGGCGACCGCGCTGACCCCGGCCGACCGCTACTTCATCTGCATGCCGCTCTTCCACGCCAACGCCCTGCTCCTGCAGTTCGTGGGCAGTCTGATCGCCGGCGCGGAGGTCGCGGTCGCCGAGCGATTCCGGGCGAGCACGTGGCTCGCCGAGGTGCGCGCCGCGCAGGCCACCGTCACGAACGGACTCGGGGTCATCCCCGAGTTCATCTTCCGCCAGCCGCCGACCGATCGCGATCGGGACCACCGCCTGCGCCTGATCGTCTCGGTGCCGGTCGCCGAGGAGTGGGGCCACGCGTTCGAGTCGCGCTTCGGCGTGCCGTTCATGCAGCTGTTCGGCATGACCGAGTGCAACATCGTGGCCTACACGCGCCTGGGCGACGCGCTGGTCCCGGGCTGCGCCGGCTATCTGCTCACCGAATGGTTCGACGTACGCATCGTGGACCCCGACCGCGACGTGACGCTGCCGTTGGGACGCGTCGGGGAGATCGCGATCCGACCCAAGGTGCCGGGCGGCTTCATGGCCGGCTACTTCCGCATGCCGGACCGGACGGTGGAGGCCTGGCGCAACCTGTGGTTCCACACCGGCGACGCCGGGCGTCTCGACGATCAGGGCCGGCTGCACTACGTCGACCGCATCAAGGACTGCATCCGCCGGCGCGGCGAGAACATCTCGAGCTTCGAGATCGAGCAGGTCCTGAACGCGCACCCCGCGGTGGCGGAGTCGGCGGTCGTCGGCGTGCGCCTGGCCGGCGCGGGCGGCGAGGACGAGGTGAAGGCCTGCGTGGTGGCCGCGCCGGGCGTCGCCCTCGACCCGGTGGCGCTGCTCGACTGGTGCGCGCCCCGCATGCCGCACTTCGCGGTCCCCCGCTTCGTCGAGGTGGTCCCCGACCTCGCCAAGACCGCCACCGGCAAGCTGCAGAAGACCGCGCTGCGGCAGGCCGGCATCACCGCCGCGACCTGGGACCGCGAGTCGATCGGCTACGTGGTCCGACGCTGA
- a CDS encoding TIGR03618 family F420-dependent PPOX class oxidoreductase, translating to MATHQPLPPQIEQFIHDNPQGVLTSFRRNGMPQLSIVTVYPRDGGVGISITETRMKFKNLVRDPRCSVLISHADWWSGFLVFEGKAELTHSGNTDPEALRAARRHIYSATTRRRSRDWAEYDRIAAQDKRVAMLLRPDHVYGTALARMREALAK from the coding sequence ATGGCGACGCACCAGCCGCTGCCGCCGCAGATCGAGCAGTTCATCCACGACAATCCGCAGGGCGTCCTGACCTCGTTCCGGCGCAACGGCATGCCGCAGCTCAGTATCGTGACGGTCTACCCGCGCGACGGCGGCGTCGGCATCTCCATCACCGAGACCCGCATGAAGTTCAAGAATCTGGTGCGCGATCCCCGCTGCTCGGTGCTGATCTCGCACGCCGATTGGTGGTCGGGATTCCTGGTCTTCGAGGGCAAGGCCGAGCTGACCCACTCGGGCAACACCGATCCCGAGGCCCTCCGGGCGGCGCGGCGCCACATCTACAGCGCCACCACCCGCCGGCGCAGCCGCGACTGGGCCGAGTACGATCGCATCGCGGCGCAGGACAAGCGCGTGGCGATGCTGCTGCGGCCGGATCACGTCTACGGGACGGCGCTGGCCCGGATGCGCGAGGCGCTGGCCAAGTAG
- a CDS encoding tetratricopeptide repeat protein, with protein sequence MFPSAPLSIQSNQRDMIADAWLEQQKREKARRRQAEQVTADFQVETERAWSLLEYGRPNEARRVLDGVLARHPSESWALFLFGVCLLRTGDLAHAESVLSEVLGQSPADPTTAYYLGLARERQGRTAEAHEMYQRALDLNPDFKAARARLEPGPGLRRRIEPGPKAERAPGRGRALLLVIIGAAVLVALTMAG encoded by the coding sequence ATGTTCCCTTCGGCGCCGCTTTCGATCCAGAGCAATCAGCGCGACATGATTGCCGACGCGTGGCTCGAGCAGCAGAAGCGGGAGAAGGCGCGTCGTCGGCAAGCCGAGCAGGTGACCGCCGACTTTCAGGTGGAGACCGAGCGGGCGTGGTCGCTGCTCGAGTACGGCCGGCCGAACGAGGCCCGGCGCGTCCTGGACGGCGTGCTCGCGCGTCACCCGAGCGAGTCCTGGGCGCTCTTCCTGTTCGGGGTCTGTCTGCTTCGCACCGGGGATCTGGCTCACGCCGAGTCGGTGCTCTCGGAGGTGCTGGGTCAGTCCCCCGCCGACCCTACCACCGCGTACTATCTCGGGCTCGCGCGCGAGCGTCAGGGACGCACGGCGGAGGCGCACGAGATGTACCAGCGCGCGCTGGATCTCAACCCCGACTTCAAGGCGGCGCGGGCCCGGCTCGAGCCGGGTCCGGGGCTGCGGCGGCGCATCGAGCCGGGGCCGAAAGCGGAGCGCGCGCCGGGCCGCGGGCGCGCGCTGTTGCTGGTGATCATCGGCGCCGCGGTGTTGGTCGCGCTCACGATGGCCGGCTAG